A stretch of the Xylocopa sonorina isolate GNS202 chromosome 12, iyXylSono1_principal, whole genome shotgun sequence genome encodes the following:
- the LOC143429924 gene encoding uncharacterized protein LOC143429924, whose product MSRNRFRQILTHIHFANNANMPPDGNQLSKVWYGRLMLKTYNPSKIKKYGILIRMLCDSATGYISSFKLYCGIGQSLNITIMELLRRPFRKWHHLYMYNLYNGVALAKELLLKQVRVCGTIRLDGGLPDSLKNAKLKNQYLCLNDKGKYFCSS is encoded by the exons ATGAGTCGTAATAGATTCAGACAAATATTGACACACATTCATTTTGCAAACAATGCTAACATGCCTCCCGATGGTAACCAACTCTCCAAA GTATGGTACGGAAGGCTTATGCTTAAAACTTATAATCCATCCAAAATTAAGAAATATGGTATTCTTATCCGAATGCTATGCGATTCTGCTACTGGATATATTTCGAGTTTTAAACTTTATTGTGGCATTGGACAAAGTTTAAACATCACAATAATGGAATTATTGAGACGTCCCTTTAGAAAATGGCACCATCTCTATATGTATAATCTGTACAATGGTGTTGCCCTCGCAAAAGAACTACTTTTGAAACAAGTCCGAGTGTGTGGAACAATAAGGCTTGATGGAGGACTACCAGATTCCTTAAAAAATGCGAAATTGAAAAATCAGTACCTTTGTTTAAACGACAAGGGGAAATACTTTTGCAGTTCGTAG